One window from the genome of Eucalyptus grandis isolate ANBG69807.140 chromosome 7, ASM1654582v1, whole genome shotgun sequence encodes:
- the LOC120295778 gene encoding probable LRR receptor-like serine/threonine-protein kinase At3g47570, producing the protein MAFIAAFIYLCWVKKKVNEPVSSSMDDSCMNVSYGTLLKATEGFSSANLIGVGSFGSVYKGILEDNGTIVAVKVLHLVRHGALKSFIVECEAFKNVKHRNLLKLLTIFSSSDYQGIDFKALVYEFMDNGSLEQWLHSYTTSSHDNMLPKS; encoded by the coding sequence ATGGCTTTTATTGCAGCTTTTATATATCTTTGCTGggtgaagaagaaagtaaatgaaCCGGTTTCAAGCTCAATGGATGATTCATGTATGAATGTATCTTACGGGACACTCTTAAAAGCAACTGAAGGTTTTTCTTCGGCAAATTTGATCGGTGTTGGAAGCTTTGGGTCAGTTTACAAGGGGATACTTGAGGATAATGGAACGATTGTTGCCGTGAAAGTGCTTCATTTAGTTCGTCATGGTGCTTTGAAGAGCTTTATAGTCGAGTGCGAGGCATTTAAGAATGTCAAACATCGAAATCTTTTGAAGTTGCTAACAATTTTCTCTAGTAGTGATTATCAAGGAATTGATTTTAAGGCCTTAGTCTACGAATTCATGGACAATGGAAGCTTGGAACAGTGGCTACACTCATACACGACATCATCTCATGATAATATGCTCCCgaaaagttga